In Saimiri boliviensis isolate mSaiBol1 chromosome 13, mSaiBol1.pri, whole genome shotgun sequence, the genomic window TTTAAAACTGAGACTTAAGCTGAAGTCTCAGACTAATCCTGTGTTCTAGGTTCTTCGGTTTATTTTACTAACTCAAATCAGATGTGACTTGAGTTTTACATTACTGTATCCCATATATTAAGCTTGATGACACTTTAGTTGCTTTTCAGTTATCTTCACTAAGACCTATTTTGTAAGAACTTGTAAagagcaatttttaaatataacacatTAGAAAATATGATATTCAATCAGTGTGTAACTCCTTAATTCACCTTAACTCATCTTAGCAATGTTTACATATTGTaggaaaattatattattttgaaatctgaCACATTAGATGCCAAAtcataatatttgtttttccctCTACCAGATTATGGAGAGAATTATGGATCTACCCACTTTACTGAGGCATGCATTCAGGGAAATGTTTTCAGTCGGGGGCCTTTTCTGGATGTTTCGCATCAGGATAATACTTTGTTTAATGGGAGCTTTTTTCTATCTTATATCCCCTCTAGATTTTGTACCTGAAGCCTTGTTTGGAATTCTAGGCTTTCTAGATGATTTCTTTGTCATCTTTTTATTGCTTATCTACATCTCAATTATGTATCGAGAAGTGATAACCCAAAGGCTAaccagatgaatttttaaaaaactaaatttactAGGATATCTGAGCTAATGTATAATGTCAAACAGAAGGACCCATGGCAGTATAAAGCAATGAAGCAATGGAGTATTATCTCACAAACATAAAACCACTATAAGACAAACATTTGATAATCATTTGACAAATGCCTAGGAATATATAACTGGAATTTTCACATGTTGCAGGTTCTAATGTTAAGTTTAGAATTATAATGATCTACAGTTGTATCTTGATTCTATGTTGTctggaaaaaatatgaaattacataaaaagggatccttttatctttttcttttccccaaaattACTTAGATTAATTGGATGTGTagtaaaatattgttaaatgtaCAGTTTATCTACCTTATCCTTCTCAGCGGGTACCTATATGATAATATATAGCTGTGAAATTCATCTAAATATTTTtgtcacaataaaatattatacactGTTGGGGaaaattcagtatttcttttAGTGCTAGCTAAGTTTTGTGCATTTGGAgcagttttgctttttcattctggTATAATTATTTGTTATCAGCTGGAACTGAAAGAAGAAACTTGAACTTCATACTTTGGTATCATATTCTAGTTTACAGAACACATTTTAATCaatagaattaaaatgaaaaacctttATCTCCCGTCGGCACACTTGATGTTCACAGTTATGACATTTAAACAAGAGTTCATCCTTTCATAGTAGctataaaagtaatttataaagggagaTTTTTTAGGAACATGGGTGATACTGTAAACACAAAGTAGCCTGATGCATTTCTGAAGAACGTGGATCTTCATGTCTTTGAGCATCAAAGCCCATAGGAAGGTACAGGGAACAGTATTTACATTTGACAACAGAAATTACCAGTTAACTGTGGCAACAGATTGGACAAACTTGGTTAGTTTTCTGTTGTCAGAAATTTTTATAATACTGTcttaaggctgggcgtggtggctcacacctgtaatccccagcactttggaatactgaggcaggtgaatcacttgaggtcaggagttcaagaccagcctggccaacatggcaaaaccccatctctagtaaaaaaaaaaaaaaaaatacaaaaattagctgggtgcagtagcaggcgcctgtaatcccagctctgagggaggctgagatagaagaattgcttcaaccatgaggcagaggttgcagtgagctgagattgcaccattgcactccagcctgggagacaaagcaagactctgtctcaaaaacaacaacaacaacaataacaacaacaacaacaacaacaaaaaaaaaaaaaaaaaaccacatactgTCTCAAGATGGAAGCACACAGCCCAGATTCATGTCTTGAGCCAAACAAGTGAATGTATCTTAAGACTCCATACCACACAGTATTGAGAGGTCTGACTCATTTTGGCTGTCATTGCTCATTAGTGAATGTATGATGGCAGGATGTGAGGGGATGCGCAGGAGTCAGTGTTAGCATTGTCATCTGAGATCACTGTTATTAATAATCCATTAATTTATTAGTGAGCCTCCCTATATGCAGACTGGGCCAAGGAGAAAATCTGTCACATTCTCTCTAATCAGATCAACTACCAACTAATAAGATTCTGAATGAAATATCAGTATGTGTTTTTCTAATTCGGACCTAGGACAGAGCTGTTGCTTGTCATAGAGAAAGACAATAATGCTTAAACATAGCACATTATAATTAAAGCAGTTTCTcatatacttttcattttatccTTTGGACAATTTTGTGAGGAATGCAGGGCACCACCTTCCCTTTCGTAGATGCAATCCCCATGCTATTGATTAAAGTGTTTTTGAATGAAGTCACACAACATACAACTGATCAAAGTGGCATTAAATCAAAATGTCTTAGAAGGGCTCCTGCATAGGATGTTTAGGTAGACATGAAGGTTAAGAGGAATGGCAAGAGAGAAACTGGTTCTCTAGAAGTCTTTCATCCTACCTTATTCCTTCCATCAGAGTAAGACGGCTTAAGCGCTCATAAGAGGAAAGGTCTGTAGGGATGATATGTAAAGACTGCATGAATCCTAACTCTACACTTCCAAATCAAATAGCTAACAGGGTGGCATACATCACAGAAAAACATTTCAGTGGCAATCACCAACTTGAAAAGCAAATGAGTAGGAGTTTGTCAAACTGCCATGTACCAGACTGGAAATGCATTTCTTACCAATTATACATTTGGTGTGGGGGGGATGGTGATGTCATTTTttgacaggattttattttgtgtgcatgtgttctgcTCCAAGTGTCACATTTGTGGttacaataattataatatttggaGTTACTACTAAGACTTTCCTGAAAGAGGTGTATTGTACCAAATTTTGTaacataaaaaaattctaaatgatcTTAAATCTTGTTAAATTGTGAAAAGGGTAAATGCTAACATCTCAGAAATTTAGACCTGCTTATTGTCATCTTTATTGATCTCTGATGATAAATGCAGAAGGGATCTGAGAATTTTTAAAGCAAGTAGAGTCAATCAATGTTTTGAACATCATAGTAATACTTATGTGATTCAGAGTTAAATCATATAAATCAAAGTAACAATTTGGATTTTTTAACAACGATATCATAACTGTCATAAAACAGATGGTCCAACCCCAGGAGCAGATAATAACTTGGGCAGCTCTGTGGGGAACCAGATGAGGGAAACAACTGTTATAACTGCCCACTAGAACAGTGGTTTCAACTGCTACAATTCTCAGTGTTTCAAAGGTACAAGGGAAGAAAGGTCGTGTGGATCCCTTGTGGCTGTGCAGATacctacctcacagagttgttgtAGAAGACTGGTAGTTTGGTTCAAACCTTGTGATTAAAGAGTTTGTCaagcattttattctttggaATAAAAGCAACAtatctgaaaaattttaaaggtgttgtttttctgtttctttaacatTTACTTTCAGAACTCCTGAAAGAGCATTTGGTATAATGGTTGCAGTGGCTTTCGTTATCACTAATGGACATCCAATAAATATCTCATCACATTTCTAATTAATTTTGttaggttgtttgtttgtttgtttgtttgtttgttggtcagagacagggtctcactccattgctcatgctggagtgcagtggcacaatcatagctcactgcagtcttgaattcctgggctcaagtggtcctcctgcctcagcctcccaagtagctgggagtataggtgtgtgccaccacacctggctaatttaaaaaaaaaaaaaaaaaaaaaaaaggccgggcgcagtggctcaagcctgtaatcccagcactttgggaggctgaggcaggtagatcacaaggtcaagagattgagaccatcctggtcaacatggtgaaaacccgtctctactaaaaatacaaaaaattagctgggcatggtggggtgtgcctgtaatccctgctacttgggaggctgaggcaggagaattgcctgaacccaggaggcggaggttgcggtgagccaagatcgcgccattgcactccagcctgggtaacgagcgaaactccgtctcaaaaaaaaaaaaaaaaagaagtttgtagATACATGGTCTGGCTgcgttgtccaggctagtcttaaactcctggactcagccttccaaagtgctggaattacaggtgtgagccaccatgccaagcactaaaaattatttttctattaagcaaataaattaatTGGCACACCACAGTGAAAATTTAGTCATGGAGatgttttacaaagaaaaattcaaCATTCAATTCAATGcaacaaattgttttaaattatatgtaattcagccgggcgcagtggctcacgcctgtaatcccagcactttgggatgctgagatgggtggatcacgaggtcagaattttgagaccagccaccaacatagtaaaaccccatctctactaaaatacaaaaagaatagctgagtgtggtggcatgcatctgtagtcccagctactccagaggctgaggcaggagaatcacttgaacccgggagccaagaccacgcctgcactccagcctgggtaaaagagtgagactccatctcaaaaacttaattggctgggtgcagtggctcacacctgttatcccagcactttgggaggccaaggtgggcggatcacggggtcagaagtttgagaccagcctggccaacatggtgaaaccccgtctctactaaagatacaaaaaattagccgggcatggtggtgcacacctgtaatcccagctacttgggagcctgagacagatgaatcacttgaacccaggaggcagagggtgcagttagccaagattgtgccattgtactccagcctggacaacagggcgagactccgtctcaaaaaataaataaataaataaattgtatgtaATTCACCATACCAATAGTCTTACGTTTACCATTCTGAAATAAGGAAACATAAAGATTATATTCAGCAGATAATAAAAGTATGCAAGTTATGGCTCACTGGAAGACAGGAAACAAGAAAAGGGAACAAAGAATAGAACTCGGCTGAGGGCCACCACATTAACCGGTTTCACTCTAGCTGGATTAATGATCACAGACACCAACAGGGCACCCTGCTAGCTGGCGGTCATTGGGTGCTGCTTAAGTGGCTTGTGCCCCCAGCTTCTCTGAGCTGTCTTATATGTTCATTCTCTTCTGACATCCCTGCACTTCCCAGCTGACAACCTAATTTCCTAAATCACTTCTCCCCCCTCTAAGGCCTTTACTTTGCTGGTGGAAGTAGCTCCCTTCTTTGTATTAAAGGTTGTTTGCATCTCAGTAAAAGGCACCACTATCCATCCAATTAAATGCTCAAGCTAGGCCtggatggtggctcatgtctgtcatcctagcactttgagaggccgaggcaggaagatcatttgagtccaggagtttgagaccagcctgggcaacatagtgagacccccgtctctacaaataaaaaaattagccatacatggtggcacatgcctgtggtcctagctactccagaggctgaggtgggaggatcacctgggctcagaagtcaaggctgcagtgagccccgtgggttgcaccactgcagtccagcctgggcaacaggagatcccatctcaaaacaaaacaaaactctcaagCCAGAAATGCAAGCTTAGTCTGTGTTGATATCTGAATTCctctcttactcttttttttttctttttgagacagagtcaagtgcaatggcacagtcacaagtgattctcctgcgtcagcctcccaagtagatgggattataggcacatgccaccatgcccagctaaattttgtatttttagcggaaacggggtttcaccatgttgcccaggttggtcttgaactcttgacctcagatgatccacccacctcagctttccaaagtgttgggactacaggcgtgagccactgtgcccatcctccTCTCTTATTCTTTTAACCATTTATCAACAAGCCCTGCCATTTCTACCATCCACATGTCGAATCCCATCACTCTATGCCCTCTGCCACTACTGCAGTCCAAGTTACTAACATCTCCTGCTTGCCTGCAACAGCCTCTTAATGCATAGAGGCTCGCTTGCATAGCTGCCCTCCTCTGATGAACTCTGCACACGGTAGTCAGaatgacatttttataatgtttgttAGGTGATGTCTTCTCACCGCACTTAAATCCAAAGAGGCTTCCCTGCTTCTTCAACTTCACTTCATGCCCTCATCCCAGCTCCCTGGACTCTTACCACCACAGCCCCCACTGGGTTCCTGAGATACACAGAACTCTCCTGCCTGTACAGTCAGACACAGGTCAGGGCCTCAGTATATACCCCATGCCTGAATGCTCCCTCCAGCCTCACCACTTTCATATTACTAAACTGTTTCCATCCTTTGCTTCTCAGGTTAAATGTTCCCTCCTCACTGAGACTATCCAACTACTTCAGCAAAAGTAGGCAGTGATCCTCCCCTCTCCTTACCCCCAGGGCACTCTGAGGCATTCAGACATCTCAGCACAGCGCCATCATCATCGTATTGATGTTTTCATTGTTTGTCGTCCTCTCACTAGAATACAAGCTGTACGAAAATAGAAACAATGTTAATTTTGCCCACCCAGATATTCAGGTATTCGCAGATGTACCATCATACCTGTCACCACAGTAGTGCTCAACATACAAAGACAGGAAggggcagaagacaagaaaagatcACTTCTTACTCCATCATGGCTACCACCCGGGTCTCTCACCTAAAGGATCACAGCAACCTGCCAGGCAGTCTCCCAGGCCGGAAGTGCCCAGCCACCTACATGCAGCACAGCCCAATGATCATCTTAGGTGTGACTGCTGGAAAACCTGCTTGCTCTCCCTTTCTCACAAAATAAAGGCAAAGTCCTCACGCCAGCCTGCAAGTCCCCACACGATCTTGCTGACTCATTTGTTCTCTCGCCTCATCTCACATTTGTCCCCGCagctcactctgctccagccacccATCCTTCCTTGCTGTCATTTGAGCAGGCCAAGCATGTCCAGCCGCAGGAGCTCTGCCCTGACAGTTCCCTCTGACTCTGAGGCTCGTCTCCTGGGCATCCTCACAGCCAACTTTCACCAACTCCTGATCTTTGCACAATAGCCACTTCCTTTGTTAGACCTGTCCTGTCCACCATAAAGAAACTTGGAACTCCCTCACCCCACAGAGCAGCTCTCACTGGCCATCTTACTCTGTGGTCACATGTTTGCTATCTGCCTCCCAAATGCCCACAAGAACAttagctccctgagggcagaaaTATCCTTCACTAATGTATCCCAGGCCCACAGAACTGTGCATACAGCaaagtcagtaaatatttgttgaatcaataaaTGAGGAAACAATTTCAGGGAACTCTAAGTTGAAATACACTTTTTCATTTCACAATATTATCCGTTCTGACATTTATCAGACACAGGAACAGAGGATCTCAGAGAGATTCCCAGCGGTCTCAATAGCCCtggcaggaggcatcacactacctgacttcaaactatactacaaggctacagtaatcaaaacagcatgatactggtaccaaaacagagatatagaccaatggaacggaacagaggccttggaggcaacaccacacatctacaaccatccttatctttgacaatcctgacaaaaacaagcaatggggaaaggattccctgtttaataaatggtgtggggaaaactggctagccatgtgcagaaagcagaaactggaccccttcctgacaccttacactaaaattaactccagatggattaaacacttaaacatcagacctaacaccataaaaaccctagaagaaaatctaggcaaaaccattcaggacataggcgtaggcaagacttcatgaccaaaacaccaaaagcattggcaacaaaagccaaaatagacaaatgggacctaatcaaactccatagcttctgcatggcaaaagaaacagtcattagagtgaattggcaaccaaccgaatggaaaaaaaattttgcagtctacccatctgacaaggggctgatatccagaatttacaaagaactaaaacagatttacaagaaaaaaaacaagcccattcaaaagtgggcaaaggatatgaacagacacaaaagaagacatacatgaggccaacaaacatgaaaaaatgctcatcatcactgatcattagagaaatgcaaatcaaaaccacattgagataccatctcacgccagttagaatggcgaccattaaaaaatctggagacaacagatgctggagaggatgcggagaaataggaacacttttacactgttgggaatgtaaattagttcaaccattgtggaagacagtgtggcgattcctcaaggacctagaaatagaaattccatttgacccagcaatctcattactgggtatatatccaaaggattataaatcgttctactataaggacacatgcacacgaatgttcattgcagcaccgtttacaatagcaaagacttggaaccaactcaaatgcccatcgatgatagactggacaaggaaaatgtggcacatatacaccatggaatactatgcagccatcaaaaacgatgagtttgtgtcctttgtagggacacatggatgaacctggaaaccatcatcctcagcaaactgacacaagaacagaaaatcaaacaccgcatgttctcactcataggtgggtgttgaacaatgagaacatatggacacagggagggaagcatcacacactggggtctataggggagggacagcgggaggtggggagttggggagagataacatggggagaaatgccagagataggtgatggggaggaaggcagcaaaccacactgccatgtgtgtacctatgcaacaatcttacatgttcttcacatgtaccccaaaacctaaaatgcaataaaaaaaaaaaaaaaatatatatatatatatatatatatatatatatacacatacacacacacacacacacacgcacacacacacacacacacacacacacatatccctgGTATTCTAATAAATTactattctggttttttttttttttttttttttgagacggagtttcgctcttgttacccaggctggagtgcaatggcgtgatctcggctcaccgcaacctccacctcctgggttcaggcaattctcctgtctcagcttcctgagtagctgggattacaggcacgcgccaccatgcccagctaattttttgtatttttagtagagacggggtttcaccatgttgaccaggttggtctcgatctcttgaccttgtgatccacccgcctcggcctcccaaagtgctgggattacaggcttgagacaccgcgcccggcattattCTGGTATTTTGGTACCAGCAGACCTCACTTTATTGTACTTTGCTTTATTAATTTTGGCAGATATTGTACTTTTTACAAATCGAATGTTTGTGGCAGCCCTGCTTCGAGCAAGTCTGCTGGCACCAATTTCCAGCAGCGTGTACTCAAGTCATGTCTctttgtcacattttggtaactcTTGAAATATTGCAaactttcttattattattatagctaTTATGGTGATCCATGATCGGTGAACTtggatgttactattgtaattgttttggagtGCTACAAACTGCACCCTCATATGGTGAGCTTAATTGATACAAATTGTGTGTGTTCTCACTCTCTCCTCACTGGCCATTCcccagtctctctccctctccttgggcctccctattccttGAAACACAACAACATTGAAAGtgggccaattaataaccctacaatgccCATTAAGTGCTCACTAAGTTGCTTACTTTAAATCATAAGGTAGAAATTATCAAGCCTGgtaaggaaggcatgttgaaagccatgATAGGCTGAGAGCTAGGCCTCTTAACGCCAAACAGCCAAGCtgtgaatgaaaaggaaaaattcttgaaggaaattagaaGTGCTATTCCGGTGAACACACTAATGATAAAAAAGCTAAATAGCCTTaatgctgatatggagaaagtctAAATGGGCCAGGAGCcatagctcatgcttgtaatcccagcactttgggaaaccaaggtggatggatcacttgaggtcaggagcttgagaccagcctggccaacatggcaaaaccccatctctactaaaaatataaaaattagctgggcatagtggtgcgtgcctgtaatatTACCCAGCTACATGgatgactgaggcaggagaatcacttgaacctgggaggtggaggttgcagtgagcaaagatcatgccactgcactctagcctgggctacagtgcgagactcagtctcaaaaaaaaaaaaaaaaaaaaaaaaattagtttaaatcATCTTCCCTTAAACCAAATCCCATTGAATTctgggaaggctgagagaggtgaggaaactgcAGAACGAAGCTGGAAGCTAGCAGTGGTCGGTTCaggaggtttaaggaaagaagccatctctataacataaaagtatAAGGTGAAGCATcaggtgctgatggagaagctgcagcaagttctcTAGAAGATccagctaagatcattgatgaaggtggctacactaacagcagattttcaatgtagacagatcagtcttctattggaagaagatgccatgtAGTACTTTTAGTAGCCAAGAAGGAGAATTTAATGTCTGGCGTGAAAGCTTCACAGGActggctgactctcttgttaagGGCTGATGCAACcgatgactttaagttgaagccaatgctcatttactatTTCAGAAATCCTATTAGTCTTAAGAATGTTggtaaatctactctgcctgtgctcaataaatggaataataaagcATGGATGATAGCACATCTATTTACAGCATGGTTCACTGAaaagtttaagtccattgttatAACTACTGTTcggaaaaaaagattcctttcaaaataataTTGCTCATTggcaatgcacctggtcacccaagagctcaaatggagatgtacaaggagataaatgttgttttcatgcctataACACAACATCATCCTGCAGTCCCATATATCAAGGAgtattttgactttcaagttttattacctaataaatacattttgtaagcctatagctgccatagatactGATTCCTCTGATGTATATGGGCAAAGTCggttgaaaaccttctggaaaggattcgcCATTCTAGATGACCTGAAGAAGAACATCAATAATTCATGGAAGgacaaaatatcaacattaacaggagtttggaagaagttgattctaacCCTCAcgaatgactttgaggggttcaagacttcagtggaagaagtcactgcagatgtgatagaaacagcaagagaactagaattaaaagTGGATTCTGAAGATATGACTGAGTTGCTgcaatttcatgataaaacttgaacagatgaggagttgccttttatagatgagcaaagaaagcagTTTCTGAAGACGGAATCTACtggtaaagatgctgtgaacagACAACAAGGGATTtggaatattttgaatattacataAACCTAGTTGATAAagagtggcagggtttgagaggattaactccaattctgaaagaagttctactgtgagtaaaatgctattaAACAGCGTTActtgctacagagaaatctttttttttaattgcattttaggttttggggtacatgtgaagaacatgcaagattgttggctaggtacacacatggcagtgtgatttgctgcctttctccccatgctatctacagagaaatctttcgtgaaaggaagagtcaatcgatgcagcaaacttcagtgatgtcttttttttttttttttttgagacggagtttcattcttgttacccaggctagagtgcaatggcgcgatcttggctcaccgcaacctccacctcctgggttcaagcaattctcctgcctcagcctcccgagtagctaggactttaggcatgcaccaccatgcccagccaatttttgtatttttagtagagacggggtttcaccatgttgaccaggatggtctcaaatctcttgacctcgtgcttcatccgcctcggcttcccaaagtgctgggattacaggcgtgagccaccaggctcagcccATTGTTGTCTCATTTTGAGAACTTACCACAACTTCagcttcagcaaccaccaccatgatcagtcagcagccatcaacatcaaggcaagacacTCCAACAGCAAAACGATCACCATTTGCTGAAGGCTCAGGTGAtcgttaccttttttttttttttttttttttttttagcaatacatatctgtgtgtgtatgtatataaaatttagagACGGGATCCTACTCTATTatgatcgtagctcactacagcctcaaactcctggactcaagggatcccccttgccttagcctcccaagtagctggaactacaggcatgtaccaccatgcctaactaaaaaaaaaaaaaaaaaaaaaaaaaaaaaaaaaaaaaattagagacagtgtctcactatgttatccaggctggtcttgaacacgactcaaatgatcctcatgcctcagcctcctgagccctGACACCCAGCTCGTGGcaattgtttgtttgcttgagacagggtctcattctgtgtgctcaggttggagtacaatggcatgaccacagctcactgcagccttgaccttctgggttcaagggatcctctcacctgagcctcccaagtatcagggactacaggtatatgccaacacacctggctaatttttgtattttttttcgtagagacagggtctcactatgttgcctaggcttgtcttgaccacctgggctcacgagatccgcctgtctcggcctttgaaagtgctgggattacaggtgtgagttactgtgccAGGCCATTACACCACATCTTGAGGGTAGACAGGTCAGTGATGGGCATTTCAAGCCAAAGAAAACAACCTATTTAAAGAAGCCACAAAAGAGCTTGCCCTCTAAGACATAAAGCTAGAACAGAGATAAAGACAAGTGGAAGGAAATTATGGTGGAAGAAATACCTGGTCCTAAAGAGCTTTATAACTCACCATaagaagtttggattttattcagtGCAGCAGGTAGCCTTGGAAAGATATGAGCAGGGATGTGGCAGTTTCTATGGAAGACAGAATGGAGAGAGGTAAAACTGGAGACTAGGATAGTTGAAGGGTTGCTGCAAGGTTAAGACCATGAGGGCTTGATCAACAACAGTGAGgagaccaggcatagtggctcatgcctggagtcccaggactttggaaggttCAGGCCAGCAGATAGCTTAAAcgtaggaatttgagaccagcttgggcaacacagtgagacctcatctctattaaacataataataaaaatagttaaagaacagtgagggccaggtgcagtggctcacactcgtaatcccagcacgttaggaggttgaagcgggtggatcacctgaggtcaggagtttgagaccagcctggccaacatggagaaaacccatctctacaaaaatacaaaaattagctggccatggtggtaagtccctgt contains:
- the RNF170 gene encoding E3 ubiquitin-protein ligase RNF170 isoform X3; amino-acid sequence: MYCPICLHQASFPVETNCGHLFCGPCIIAYWRYGSWLGAISCPICRQTVTLLLTVFGDDDQSQDVVRLHQDINDYNRRFSGQPRSIMERIMDLPTLLRHAFREMFSVGGLFWMFRIRIILCLMGAFFYLISPLDFVPEALFGILGFLDDFFVIFLLLIYISIMYREVITQRLTR